A genomic window from Meiothermus cerbereus DSM 11376 includes:
- a CDS encoding Lrp/AsnC family transcriptional regulator, with translation MASKLLDKFNLAILNELQRDGRLSYSELGRRVGLSTPAVTERVRRLEDAGIIAGYGARINPGALGYSVTALIEVATPPHRYQQMLEFARSTKAVRECYFVTGQSSFVAKVMTPSVEHLQELIQQLGFYGSTRTSVVLSQPIIKETFEVD, from the coding sequence ATGGCTTCCAAGCTACTAGACAAATTCAATCTGGCTATTCTGAACGAACTTCAGCGGGATGGACGGCTCTCCTACAGCGAGCTGGGCCGCCGGGTGGGGCTCTCGACGCCTGCCGTTACCGAAAGGGTACGGCGCCTGGAGGACGCGGGCATCATTGCTGGCTATGGGGCCCGGATTAACCCCGGAGCCCTGGGGTACAGCGTCACGGCGCTGATCGAGGTAGCCACCCCGCCCCACCGCTATCAGCAGATGCTCGAGTTCGCCCGCAGCACCAAAGCCGTGCGGGAATGCTACTTTGTGACCGGCCAGTCGTCATTTGTGGCCAAGGTCATGACCCCCTCGGTGGAACATTTACAGGAGCTGATTCAGCAGCTTGGCTTCTATGGCAGCACCCGCACCTCGGTGGTGCTGTCGCAACCCATCATCAAAGAAACCTTTGAGGTGGACTGA
- a CDS encoding enoyl-CoA hydratase/isomerase family protein has product MGWQQHYQRLKFSQPSEGVLEVVLSNPGRLNAADSQMHRELAYVWRDIDADESIGAVLVRGEGGAFSSGGDFEMIEEMIRDYEALLRVWKEARDLVYGVVNCSKPIVAAIEGPAVGAGLAVALLADISVAGKTARIVDGHVRLGVAAGDHAVMVWPLLCGLSKAKYYLLLNEPLSGEEAERIGLVSRCVEDGEVYSEALKIAQRLTQGSPSAIRFTKYALNNWLRMMGPNFDTSLALEFMGFLGPDAKEGLSSLREKRRPNFQKKSPL; this is encoded by the coding sequence ATGGGCTGGCAACAACACTATCAGCGTTTGAAGTTTTCGCAACCCAGTGAAGGTGTGCTCGAGGTGGTTCTTTCCAATCCTGGCCGACTCAATGCCGCCGATAGTCAGATGCACCGCGAACTGGCCTATGTCTGGCGCGATATCGACGCCGATGAAAGCATCGGGGCGGTGTTGGTGCGGGGTGAGGGTGGCGCTTTTAGCAGCGGTGGCGACTTCGAGATGATCGAGGAGATGATCCGGGATTATGAGGCCTTGCTGCGGGTCTGGAAGGAGGCCCGCGACCTGGTGTACGGGGTGGTGAACTGTTCCAAGCCCATTGTGGCTGCGATTGAAGGGCCCGCCGTAGGGGCTGGGCTGGCCGTAGCTTTGCTGGCCGACATTAGTGTGGCCGGAAAAACAGCCCGCATCGTGGACGGGCACGTGCGGCTGGGGGTAGCGGCGGGCGACCACGCGGTGATGGTCTGGCCCCTGCTGTGCGGGCTAAGCAAGGCCAAGTACTACCTTCTCCTGAACGAGCCGCTCTCGGGCGAGGAAGCCGAACGCATTGGACTGGTCTCGAGGTGCGTAGAGGACGGCGAGGTTTACAGCGAAGCCCTCAAAATCGCGCAGCGGCTGACCCAGGGCTCCCCTAGCGCCATTCGCTTTACCAAATATGCCCTCAACAACTGGCTGCGCATGATGGGGCCCAACTTCGACACCTCGCTGGCCCTCGAGTTCATGGGGTTTTTAGGTCCCGATGCCAAAGAAGGGCTGAGTTCGCTGCGCGAAAAGCGCCGTCCCAACTTTCAAAAGAAATCTCCCCTGTAA
- the truB gene encoding tRNA pseudouridine(55) synthase TruB gives MALFAVNKPLGRTSHDVVDMARKLLGTRRVGHTGTLDPLATGVLILATDASTKLVPFLSAEEKEYLAWVSFGVTTETLDAEGPVVGPLAVYPTQREIEAALPWFLQLTEQTPPAYSAVKVGGVKAYEAARKGQALELTPRPVKYHEVRLLAYDPAPIPHRIAPSATGWQLSERGRAVELPRPLGDYPTAVIRLVVGPGTYVRSFARDLGQQLGTRAFLSGLVRTRVGKIGLEQAQEIENLDMNKTIDALEALSCPSVELSQAETKRVMEGVPLAIPARGLVALLDPKRRLVAIAEGDGFKLRIKRVFKE, from the coding sequence ATGGCCCTATTTGCCGTGAACAAACCGCTGGGGCGCACCTCGCATGACGTGGTGGACATGGCCCGTAAACTACTCGGTACACGCCGGGTGGGTCACACCGGAACCCTCGACCCCCTGGCTACGGGAGTTTTGATACTGGCCACCGATGCTTCGACCAAACTGGTGCCCTTTCTATCTGCCGAAGAAAAGGAGTACCTGGCCTGGGTTTCCTTTGGTGTAACCACCGAGACCCTGGACGCCGAGGGGCCGGTTGTGGGGCCTTTGGCCGTTTACCCCACCCAGCGCGAGATTGAAGCGGCCCTGCCGTGGTTTTTGCAGCTTACCGAACAGACTCCCCCAGCCTACTCGGCGGTGAAGGTAGGGGGTGTCAAGGCCTACGAGGCGGCCCGTAAAGGTCAGGCCCTCGAGCTAACCCCACGCCCGGTCAAATACCACGAGGTGCGCCTGCTGGCCTACGACCCTGCGCCCATCCCGCACCGCATTGCTCCTTCGGCAACCGGCTGGCAGCTTTCCGAACGGGGCCGCGCAGTGGAGCTGCCCAGGCCGCTGGGTGACTACCCCACCGCAGTCATTCGGCTGGTGGTGGGGCCCGGTACATATGTGCGCTCGTTTGCTCGAGACCTGGGCCAGCAATTGGGCACCCGGGCCTTCCTTTCGGGGCTGGTGCGCACCAGGGTAGGCAAGATTGGCCTCGAGCAGGCCCAGGAGATCGAAAACCTGGACATGAACAAAACCATCGATGCGCTCGAGGCCCTCTCCTGCCCCAGCGTGGAGCTCTCCCAGGCCGAGACCAAGCGGGTTATGGAGGGCGTGCCGCTGGCTATTCCGGCTAGGGGGCTGGTGGCCCTGCTCGACCCCAAACGCCGGTTGGTCGCAATCGCCGAAGGCGATGGTTTCAAACTGCGTATCAAGCGGGTCTTCAAAGAGTAG